A segment of the Thermodesulfobacteriota bacterium genome:
AGATTCAGAATTAGAAGATATTGAAGAAGAAAACGGTAAGCTGTTTTAACATATTGAATCTAACTGCCTATTATTAAACTATAATAAGTACTGAACCTTTTGACATATTTCTGGTTTCAGATAACTTAAAAGCCGCCATGGAATTCTCTGAAATTATATCAGTTGTGAGCGATGATCTAGAGCTAGTTGAGAAGGAGCTAGAGTCCAGCATACAGTCCCCTGTTCCATTGGTATATGAAATATCAAAATATCTTCTAGGAAGCGGCGGCAAAAGGCTTCGTCCTGCGGTGCTTCTACTAGCCAGCGGCGCCTGTGGTCTAACTAAAGACAAAGAAAGAATATATGGAGCCTCTGCTTTAGAATTAGTACACACGGCATCATTACTCCACGATGATGTTGTAGATGAAGCTACTCTAAGACGAGGGAAGCCATCTTCAAATATAGTTTGGGGAAATAAACCAACTGTTTTAGTTGGAGATTTTATGCTGGGAAAGGCGCTAAGCTTGATACAGGCTTGCCAGAATCTGGAAGTAGTAAAATCCATTACTGACGCTGCTGCAATGCTTGCAGAAGGTCAGGTGCTAGAGGTGATGAGCTCAAATAGCATGGTTGATATGACAGAGGATATATGTTTTGGCATCATCAAGAATAAAACTGCATCACTGCTTCAGAGCTGCGGTGCGGTGGGAGCCATATTGGCCGATGCGGGGCCTTCACATATTAAATCTTTAGGAGATTATGGTCTTAATATAGGTATTGCCTTTCAGCTAACTGATGACGCGCTTGATTACTCTTCAACTGAGCAAGAGTTCGGAAAAGCAGTCGGGCAGGACTTGATTGAGGGTAAGATGACGCTTCCTCTTTTCTATTCCATACAAAAATCCTCTAAGTCAGAGAAAGCTAAGGTAAATGAGATTATTGCTAAAGAAGGCGAGTTTACAGATGATGAACTGCATTATGTGAGAGAGATTGTAAGAAATTATCAAGGAGTTAAGCTCACTAACGATATGGCAGAGAGTTATATAGAAAAAGCAATAGATTCAATCTCAACACTTGCCGATAGTGATTACAAAAACTCACTAAACGCATTGGCGGAGTATATAGTCGAGAGAAGAACTTAGTCTGTGTTAATTTCGTACATCATAACGTACGCATCTTCGCCAGTATCAGAGTAGTATTTTTTTCTTGTTCTTAATGTCTTAAATCCCATCTTTTCATAGAGTTTTATTGCTCCCTTGTTAGAGACCCTCACCTCCAAAATAGCTAACTTTAGTCCTTGGTCCCTCGAAAACCTAAGACAGTCTTTTAGCAGCATCTCGCCAAGCCCGATTTGCCTAAAGTCAGGATGAACTGCGATGTTTAAAATATGGACTTCATCATATATGGTCCAGGTGACCATATATGCAACAACGCTGCCTGAGAACCTGATCACCCTTTTATAGGCGTTCATAGCCTTGATCTCTCTCTCGAATATTCTCTTTGGCCAAGGAGAGGGAAAGCTTACGTTTTCTATAGATACTATTTCGTCCAGGTCTTCTGGATAAATAGAGTCTATTTCATATTTAGCCGCTTTTTCCATATAACTCTATTTTTTCAGTTTTGAGGAGTATTGTCTAGATGGTTTGTTATTTTGAGAAATTCTGTAAGTAAGAGTTCAAAAGCTCCTGTGCTGCACTAAATGGGCTTTTTTCTCCGCTTTGTACTTCTTGTTCGAGCTCTGAAACTACCTTGGCTATGTCATCTTTAGAATAAAAATTCTGCTCAAGGCCATACACTATGGACTCATGCATCCACTTTTTGAGCTGCTCTTTTCTCTTATTATTTAAGATGCCGCTCTGGGTCATTTGATCTTGATGTAAGGAAATAATCTGCCATATATCATCTATGCCATTGTTCTCTAAAGAAGAGCATGTTGTAACTTTGGGAACCCATCCTCCAGGTTTTGCCGGGAACAAAGACATTGCATTTTCAAACTCTTTTTTTGCAAGTTGTGCGCGTTGTAAGTTGTCACCGTCAGCTTTAGTAATTGCAACTGTATCGGCCATCTCCATAATTCCTCGTTTCATGCCCTGAATCTCATCCCCTGCGCCTGCAAGAAGAAGGAGCAAGAAGAAATCAACCATTGACTCAACAGCAATCTCGCTCTGCCCCACACCTACTGTCT
Coding sequences within it:
- the meaB gene encoding methylmalonyl Co-A mutase-associated GTPase MeaB yields the protein MSKSNKKKELSLDDYTQGILNGDRTILSQAITLVESTLPKHNELAQKIISHCLPHTGNSTRIGITGIPGVGKSTFIETFGLYLTNNENRSVAVLAIDPSSERSKGSIMGDKVRMEKLSMHPKAFIRPSPTGGSLGGVAKSTRESILLCEAAGFDTIIIETVGVGQSEIAVESMVDFFLLLLLAGAGDEIQGMKRGIMEMADTVAITKADGDNLQRAQLAKKEFENAMSLFPAKPGGWVPKVTTCSSLENNGIDDIWQIISLHQDQMTQSGILNNKRKEQLKKWMHESIVYGLEQNFYSKDDIAKVVSELEQEVQSGEKSPFSAAQELLNSYLQNFSK
- the rimI gene encoding ribosomal protein S18-alanine N-acetyltransferase; protein product: MEKAAKYEIDSIYPEDLDEIVSIENVSFPSPWPKRIFEREIKAMNAYKRVIRFSGSVVAYMVTWTIYDEVHILNIAVHPDFRQIGLGEMLLKDCLRFSRDQGLKLAILEVRVSNKGAIKLYEKMGFKTLRTRKKYYSDTGEDAYVMMYEINTD
- a CDS encoding polyprenyl synthetase family protein, translating into MEFSEIISVVSDDLELVEKELESSIQSPVPLVYEISKYLLGSGGKRLRPAVLLLASGACGLTKDKERIYGASALELVHTASLLHDDVVDEATLRRGKPSSNIVWGNKPTVLVGDFMLGKALSLIQACQNLEVVKSITDAAAMLAEGQVLEVMSSNSMVDMTEDICFGIIKNKTASLLQSCGAVGAILADAGPSHIKSLGDYGLNIGIAFQLTDDALDYSSTEQEFGKAVGQDLIEGKMTLPLFYSIQKSSKSEKAKVNEIIAKEGEFTDDELHYVREIVRNYQGVKLTNDMAESYIEKAIDSISTLADSDYKNSLNALAEYIVERRT